In the genome of uncultured Pseudodesulfovibrio sp., one region contains:
- a CDS encoding phosphatidate cytidylyltransferase, producing MDISPHKQRIATSAVLAILPALALIFQGWVLFAVLALFSVLTLWEFYSMFRPVQSMTAFKSLGAACTFLLMGAYTTGDPRYPGVILAVAFWAAALVFLLRYNKDVTASYRHAAIFLAGLFYVPLNFHFFLYFDRFEILLVLGAAVLSDTAAFYAGSLFGKKKIWPRISPKKSWAGSIGGMTVCTVGTVAWGLFFGLPEVAWWKWVLLGMALNVAAQMGDFFESALKRSLDIKDSGTILPGHGGLLDRVDSLLLVIPCYGLLTMFQPFFP from the coding sequence ATGGATATCTCCCCGCATAAGCAACGAATCGCCACCAGCGCCGTCCTGGCCATACTCCCGGCCTTGGCCCTGATCTTCCAGGGATGGGTTCTGTTCGCGGTTCTCGCCCTGTTCAGCGTCCTGACCCTGTGGGAGTTCTACTCCATGTTCCGCCCCGTGCAGTCCATGACCGCCTTCAAATCCCTGGGCGCGGCCTGCACTTTCCTGCTCATGGGGGCCTATACCACCGGAGATCCCCGCTATCCCGGAGTGATCCTGGCAGTGGCCTTCTGGGCTGCGGCCCTGGTCTTTCTCCTGCGCTACAACAAGGACGTGACCGCTTCCTACCGCCACGCGGCCATCTTCCTGGCCGGGCTGTTCTACGTCCCGTTGAATTTCCATTTCTTTCTGTACTTCGACCGCTTTGAAATCCTGCTCGTGCTGGGCGCCGCCGTGCTCTCGGACACCGCCGCCTTTTACGCAGGGTCCCTGTTCGGCAAAAAGAAAATCTGGCCGCGCATCAGTCCCAAGAAATCCTGGGCCGGTTCCATCGGCGGCATGACCGTCTGCACTGTGGGCACCGTGGCCTGGGGCCTTTTCTTCGGCCTGCCCGAAGTGGCCTGGTGGAAATGGGTGCTGCTGGGCATGGCCCTGAACGTGGCCGCCCAGATGGGCGACTTCTTCGAGTCCGCGCTCAAGCGCTCCCTGGACATCAAGGATTCCGGCACCATTCTGCCCGGACACGGCGGCCTGCTCGACCGGGTGGACAGCCTGCTCCTGGTTATCCCCTGCTACGGGCTGCTCACCATGTTCCAGCCGTTCTTCCCCTAG
- the uppS gene encoding polyprenyl diphosphate synthase, translated as MHIPTHIAIIMDGNGRWAKQRGLQRSEGHKAGTEAARAVVTRCRELGVRHLTLYTFSKENWSRPKDEIRTLFDLLTTFLKREEKSLREQGIRLKVLGEIGDMPLAVRQVLKHVIRQTADCSEMTLNLALNYSGREDILRAARALAAKGISPDEITEEAFTDELWTAGQPDPDLVIRTSGELRLSNYLLFQSAYAEFYFTDIYWPDFTPDELEKAITDLNSRQRRFGKTGDQVEEA; from the coding sequence ATGCATATTCCCACCCATATAGCCATCATCATGGATGGCAACGGCCGGTGGGCGAAACAGCGCGGGCTGCAGCGATCCGAAGGCCATAAGGCCGGGACCGAGGCGGCCCGCGCCGTCGTCACTCGCTGCCGCGAGCTCGGCGTGCGCCACCTCACCCTGTACACCTTCTCCAAGGAAAACTGGTCGCGCCCCAAGGACGAGATCAGGACCCTGTTCGACCTGCTGACCACCTTCCTGAAGCGTGAGGAAAAAAGCCTCAGGGAACAAGGCATCCGCCTCAAGGTTCTGGGCGAGATCGGAGACATGCCCCTGGCCGTGCGCCAGGTGCTCAAACACGTCATCCGCCAGACCGCCGACTGTTCGGAGATGACCCTCAACCTGGCGCTGAACTACTCGGGCCGGGAGGACATTCTCCGCGCGGCACGAGCGCTGGCCGCCAAGGGCATTTCCCCGGACGAGATCACCGAGGAGGCGTTCACAGACGAGTTGTGGACCGCAGGCCAGCCGGATCCGGACCTGGTCATCCGCACAAGCGGCGAGCTGCGCCTGTCCAACTACCTGCTCTTCCAGTCCGCCTACGCCGAGTTCTACTTCACGGACATATACTGGCCGGACTTCACCCCGGATGAACTGGAAAAGGCCATCACGGACCTGAACAGTCGCCAGCGGCGCTTCGGCAAGACCGGAGACCAGGTGGAAGAGGCGTAG
- the dxr gene encoding 1-deoxy-D-xylulose-5-phosphate reductoisomerase — translation MKTYISAWPASVDCPPFPRSIAILGATGSIGDSALKVIAKHPERFTVTALAGGRNGKKLAELCARFKPAYAAVLDDKARKEFLDNLPGGYAPKLLVGPQAYVDLAIMDEADMILSSIVGAAGFEPTLAAARAGKMIALANKESLVLGGHLIRAACKASGAVILPVDSEHNALFQGLAGHGSDDELKRLILTASGGPFRGKDLAYLKNVTRDQALAHPNWDMGAKISIDSATLMNKGLELIEACHLYGLPPDMVDAVVHPQSIVHSLVEYVDGSQLAHMGNPDMQVPIAHCLCFPERVTVDVPQLNLASVGTLTFEEPDLEAFPCLRLAQEAFAAGQSHPIVLNAVNEIAVDAFLKERIGFTDIPAMIEAGLDRHVQVDVSTPEAVLALDGEVRRETQARL, via the coding sequence ATGAAAACCTACATTTCCGCCTGGCCCGCATCGGTCGATTGCCCGCCCTTTCCGCGCAGCATTGCCATTCTAGGGGCCACCGGCTCCATCGGCGATTCCGCCCTGAAAGTGATCGCCAAGCACCCCGAACGGTTCACGGTCACAGCATTGGCCGGAGGCCGTAACGGGAAAAAACTGGCCGAACTCTGCGCCCGGTTCAAACCGGCCTACGCCGCCGTGCTTGACGACAAGGCGCGCAAGGAATTTCTCGATAATCTGCCGGGCGGCTACGCGCCCAAGCTGTTGGTCGGTCCGCAGGCCTACGTGGATCTGGCAATCATGGACGAAGCCGACATGATCCTTTCGTCCATCGTCGGGGCCGCCGGGTTCGAGCCGACTCTTGCCGCGGCCCGCGCCGGCAAGATGATCGCCCTGGCCAACAAGGAATCCCTGGTCCTTGGCGGACACCTCATCCGCGCGGCCTGCAAGGCATCCGGGGCCGTGATCCTGCCCGTGGACTCCGAGCACAACGCCCTGTTTCAGGGATTGGCCGGACACGGGTCGGACGACGAGCTCAAACGCCTTATCCTGACCGCATCGGGCGGCCCGTTCCGGGGCAAGGATCTGGCGTATCTCAAGAACGTCACCCGCGACCAGGCCCTGGCCCATCCCAACTGGGACATGGGCGCCAAAATTTCCATAGACTCGGCCACCCTGATGAACAAGGGCCTTGAACTGATCGAAGCCTGCCATCTGTACGGCCTGCCGCCCGACATGGTCGATGCGGTTGTCCATCCCCAATCCATCGTCCACTCCCTGGTGGAGTACGTGGACGGCTCCCAGCTGGCGCACATGGGCAACCCGGACATGCAGGTGCCCATCGCACACTGCCTGTGCTTCCCCGAACGGGTCACGGTGGACGTGCCCCAACTCAATCTGGCCTCGGTCGGCACCCTGACCTTCGAGGAGCCGGACCTGGAAGCCTTCCCCTGCCTGCGCCTGGCCCAGGAGGCCTTTGCCGCCGGGCAGAGCCACCCCATAGTGCTCAACGCGGTCAATGAAATCGCCGTGGACGCGTTCCTCAAGGAGCGCATCGGCTTCACCGACATACCGGCCATGATCGAGGCCGGACTTGACCGCCACGTACAGGTCGACGTATCCACGCCCGAGGCAGTCCTGGCCCTGGACGGCGAGGTCCGCAGGGAAACACAGGCCCGCCTCTAG
- the rseP gene encoding RIP metalloprotease RseP: MITSTIAIVLVLGGLIFFHELGHFVVARVFGMGVKAFSLGFGPKLFGFTSGKTDYKVSLIPLGGYVALAGEQGEEETDFEDDKLFSHRPAWQRLCVVAAGPFFNFLLAFLIYWFLALAQGQAIILPLVGGVLPDSPAAAAGFAKGDMVQAIDGVPVDSWTQLVDTIRAAEGKSLQVEVDRSGDKLTLTVTPHINTFKNLFGEEVTVPMVGINQAGQVRYEPIEGLGVWPALSHTWGMSEVVVKGFLSIIERLIPVESVGGPIMLAQMVHESAQSGLYALLGMMALISINLAIINLLPIPVLDGGHILFFALEIVFRKPLNERWKAMSMRVGLLILLLLMSLAIFNDVRRLLG; encoded by the coding sequence ATGATCACGAGCACCATCGCCATTGTCCTGGTCCTGGGCGGACTCATCTTCTTCCACGAACTGGGGCACTTTGTCGTTGCCCGTGTCTTCGGCATGGGGGTCAAGGCTTTCTCCCTGGGCTTTGGACCCAAGCTGTTCGGTTTCACTTCCGGCAAGACCGACTACAAGGTCTCCCTGATCCCCCTGGGCGGCTACGTGGCCCTGGCCGGTGAGCAGGGCGAGGAGGAAACCGACTTCGAGGACGACAAACTTTTCTCCCACCGCCCGGCCTGGCAGCGCCTCTGCGTGGTGGCAGCCGGACCGTTCTTCAATTTTCTGCTGGCCTTTCTGATTTACTGGTTCCTGGCTCTGGCTCAGGGCCAGGCCATAATCCTGCCCCTGGTGGGCGGCGTTCTGCCCGACTCCCCCGCTGCGGCGGCCGGATTCGCCAAGGGCGACATGGTCCAGGCCATCGACGGCGTGCCGGTCGATTCCTGGACCCAGCTGGTCGACACCATCCGCGCTGCAGAGGGCAAATCCCTCCAGGTGGAGGTGGACCGTTCCGGGGACAAGTTGACTCTGACCGTCACCCCCCACATCAACACCTTCAAGAATCTGTTCGGCGAAGAGGTCACCGTTCCCATGGTCGGCATCAACCAGGCCGGACAGGTGCGCTATGAGCCCATCGAGGGACTTGGAGTCTGGCCGGCCCTGTCGCACACCTGGGGCATGTCCGAAGTGGTGGTCAAAGGATTTCTGTCCATCATCGAACGGCTCATCCCCGTGGAATCCGTGGGCGGCCCGATCATGCTCGCCCAGATGGTCCACGAGTCCGCACAGAGCGGTCTTTACGCCCTGCTCGGCATGATGGCGCTTATCTCCATCAACCTGGCGATCATCAACCTGCTGCCCATTCCCGTACTGGACGGCGGCCACATTCTTTTCTTCGCTCTGGAGATCGTCTTCCGCAAGCCGCTCAACGAGCGCTGGAAGGCCATGTCCATGCGCGTGGGTCTGCTCATCCTGCTCCTGCTCATGAGCCTGGCCATCTTCAACGACGTGCGCAGACTGCTCGGCTAG